A single Patagioenas fasciata isolate bPatFas1 chromosome 16, bPatFas1.hap1, whole genome shotgun sequence DNA region contains:
- the E2F1 gene encoding transcription factor E2F1, giving the protein MAAAAGGAAGLAALLGSASPHLLIVSAAEEPAGGDGHPDTDLLLFATPQPACPGAAPRRPALGRPPVKRKLNLETDHQYIAESLPVGRGRARNPAKGAKSPGEKSRYETSLNLTTKRFLELLSQSPDGVVDLNWAAEVLKVQKRRIYDITNVLEGIQLITKKSKNNIQWLGSQATVGAPSRHRLLDKELRELQAAERQLDDLIQMCMVQLRLLTEDPANQHAAYVTCQDLRSIVDPSEQMVMVIKAPPETQLQVSDPAEAFQVSVRSTQGPIDVFLCPEDSSGVCSPVKSPFKAPLEESSPSRPQPRASPLLHPAQDVNIPLLPGEQETLLAGTSGLPGKCSVEEASLSPLASMDALLDQSREDFSGFLADEFINLSPPQTQDYHFGLEEGEGISELFDCDFGDFTPLDF; this is encoded by the exons atggcggcggcggcgggtggCGCGGCGGGGCTGGCGGCGCTGCTGGGCAGCGCCTCCCCGCACCTCCTCATCGTCTCCGCCGCTGAGGAGCCCGCGGGCGGCGACGGCCACCCCGACACCGACCTCCTGCTCTTCGCCACGCCGCAGCCCGCCTGTCCCGGCGCCGCGCCCAGACGGCCCGCGCTGGGCCGCCCGCCG GTGAAGAGGAAGCTGAACTTGGAGACGGATCACCAGTACATAGCGGAGAGCCTGCCGGTGGGCCGGGGCAGGGCCAGGAACCCCGCTAAAG GTGCCAAGTCTCCTGGGGAGAAGTCCCGCTACGAAACCTCGCTGAACTTGACCACCAAGCGCTTCCTGGAGCTGCTGAGCCAGTCTCCTGATGGCGTGGTGGACCTCAACTGGGCGGCAGAAGTTCTGAAGGTGCAGAAGAGGCGCATCTACGACATCACCAATGTCCTGGAGGGCATCCAGCTTATTACCAAGAAGTCCAAGAACAACATCCAGTGGCT GGGCAGCCAGGCCACCGTGGGAGCCCCCAGCCGGCACCGGCTGCTGGACAaggagctgcgggagctgcaggcggCTGAGCGGCAGCTGGACGACCTCATCCAGATGTGCATGGTGCAGCTGCGCCTGCTCACCGAGGACCCCGCCAACCAGCA TGCAGCCTACGTGACCTGCCAGGATCTGCGCAGCATTGTGGACCCTTCAGAGCAAATGGTGATGGTTATCAAAGCTCCTCCAGAGACCCAGCTGCAGGTCTCAGACCCAGCGGAG gcTTTCCAGGTCTCTGTGCGAAGCACTCAGGGCCCCATCGATGTCTTCCTCTGCCCCGAGGACAGCTCCGGGGTCTGTAGCCCAGTCAAGAGCCCCTTTAAAGCCCCCTTAGAGGAGTCGTCTCCCAGCCGTCCGCAGCCCAGAGCCTCCCCGCTCCTGCATCCCGCCCAGGACGTGAACATCCCGCTGCTGCCCGGAGAGCAAG AGACGCTGCTGGCGGGGACGAGCGGGCTGCCCGGCAAGTGCTCGGTGGAGGAGGCGAGCCTGTCTCCGCTGGCCTCCATGGACGCCCTCCTGGACCAGAGCAGGGAGGATTTTTCGGGTTTCTTGGCGGATGAGTTCATCAACCTGTCGCCGCCACAGACACAGGACTACCACTTTGGCCTGGAGGAGGGCGAGGGCATCAGCGAGCTCTTTGACTGTGACTTTGGGGACTTCACGCCCTTGGACTTCTGA